The Methanobrevibacter sp. genome has a segment encoding these proteins:
- a CDS encoding formylmethanofuran dehydrogenase subunit C: MKTITFDQKKTSSIALEFDELITDNIYSWTEEDFAEYKVPVGNSRFPITDYFDITVEGEAESPAEVKMILNGDCDRVKYIGCKMSAGEVVVNGDADLHVGAEMSGGTVTVFGNVAAHAGREMKGGKLEIMGNTKEFCGASYIGEWRGMSGGEIIIHGNAGKQCGECLVGGKIHVLGDCDILAGIHMTKGTIEIDGNVNRWPGGQMKNGNIVIHGKVGRLLEGFVEQGIVTDPELDGVTYPGRYIEYKGDIALNGKGTLIIDAEKNRDRLSTWIEEDDEYNAIREYRAQ, translated from the coding sequence ATGAAAACTATAACTTTTGATCAAAAGAAAACTTCTTCAATTGCTTTAGAATTTGATGAGTTAATCACTGATAACATTTACTCTTGGACCGAAGAGGACTTTGCAGAGTACAAAGTACCTGTAGGAAACTCCAGATTCCCAATCACTGATTACTTTGACATTACCGTTGAAGGAGAAGCAGAATCTCCTGCTGAAGTCAAAATGATCTTAAACGGAGATTGCGATAGAGTAAAATACATCGGTTGTAAAATGAGTGCTGGTGAAGTAGTTGTTAACGGTGATGCAGACCTTCACGTTGGTGCAGAAATGTCTGGCGGAACTGTTACCGTATTCGGTAACGTAGCAGCTCATGCTGGTCGTGAAATGAAAGGCGGAAAACTCGAAATCATGGGTAACACCAAAGAGTTCTGTGGTGCATCCTACATTGGTGAATGGAGAGGTATGTCCGGTGGAGAAATCATTATCCACGGAAATGCCGGTAAACAATGTGGTGAATGTTTAGTCGGTGGTAAAATCCACGTTTTAGGTGACTGTGACATTCTCGCAGGTATTCACATGACCAAAGGTACCATTGAAATCGATGGTAACGTAAACCGTTGGCCTGGTGGACAAATGAAAAACGGTAACATCGTAATCCACGGTAAAGTTGGAAGATTACTCGAAGGTTTCGTAGAACAAGGAATTGTAACCGATCCTGAATTAGATGGTGTTACTTACCCTGGTAGATACATCGAATACAAAGGGGACATTGCTTTAAACGGTAAAGGTACCTTAATCATCGATGCTGAGAAAAACAGAGACAGATTATCTACTTGGATTGAAGAAGACGACGAATATAACGCAATTAGAGAATACAGAGCTCAATAA
- a CDS encoding formylmethanofuran dehydrogenase subunit A, producing the protein MEYVLKNGIVYDPANEVNGEKMDICFKDGKIVEDVSADAEVLDVTDKIVMPAGVDPHAHVAGPKLVVGRLYRPEDERRGVAQKTKTTRAEAGFSIPSCPTTGYRYSRMGYGTVCEAAMPPLEAKHTHEEINTIPNIDINPLPLFGNNWFVMEYARENRIDDLAAFIAAMLRVSKGYGVKIVNPCGSEAWGWGMNVHGYDDKAPYFDVTSREVVRALAKANEQLGLPHSIHIHPNDLGHPGNVPTTIATLDSIKDIAKSTKASASVRDQTIHCTHLQFHSYTGNSWKDAASGAEECADFINKNPYVTCDVGQVTFDETTTMTADAPMEYDLFKISGLKWANKDIECETAAGIIPCIYSPKTPVSTLQWAIGLELFLHIENPWQVCLTTDHPNAGPFIRYPKIISWLMSAPKRMEMIDNGEVHKWASKRTGLAGLEREYDFYEIATISRAAPARIHGFADRGALTPGYNADIAVYDINPNDFDPSRDPEGVEKAFSNAYYTIKDGQIVVKDGDIVSTKQSHTIWTNVIGYEEEEKQIIDSIMPFFTQYYSVKWENYQVHDHYVPNPTRVDVEAK; encoded by the coding sequence ATGGAATATGTACTTAAAAACGGTATCGTTTACGACCCTGCTAATGAAGTAAACGGAGAAAAAATGGATATCTGCTTCAAAGATGGTAAAATCGTTGAAGACGTATCCGCTGACGCAGAAGTATTAGACGTCACTGATAAAATTGTAATGCCTGCTGGTGTAGACCCTCACGCTCACGTTGCAGGACCAAAATTGGTTGTAGGTAGATTATACAGACCAGAAGACGAAAGAAGAGGAGTAGCTCAAAAAACCAAAACAACCAGAGCTGAAGCTGGTTTCTCTATCCCAAGTTGTCCTACCACTGGATACAGATACTCAAGAATGGGATATGGTACTGTTTGTGAAGCAGCTATGCCCCCTTTAGAAGCAAAACACACACACGAAGAAATCAACACTATTCCAAACATCGACATCAACCCATTACCATTATTCGGTAACAACTGGTTCGTAATGGAATATGCAAGAGAAAACAGAATTGATGACTTAGCAGCATTCATTGCAGCAATGTTAAGAGTATCCAAAGGATACGGTGTAAAAATCGTAAACCCATGTGGTTCAGAAGCATGGGGATGGGGTATGAACGTACACGGATACGATGACAAAGCACCTTACTTTGACGTAACCTCCAGAGAAGTTGTAAGAGCTTTAGCAAAAGCTAACGAACAATTAGGTCTTCCTCACTCTATACACATCCACCCTAATGATTTAGGTCACCCAGGAAACGTACCAACTACTATTGCAACTTTAGACTCTATCAAAGACATTGCAAAATCCACTAAAGCATCTGCTTCCGTAAGAGATCAAACCATCCACTGTACTCACTTACAGTTCCACTCTTACACTGGAAACAGCTGGAAGGATGCAGCATCCGGTGCTGAAGAATGTGCTGACTTCATCAACAAGAACCCATATGTAACTTGTGACGTAGGTCAAGTAACTTTCGACGAAACCACTACCATGACTGCAGACGCTCCTATGGAATACGACTTGTTCAAGATTTCTGGATTAAAATGGGCTAACAAAGACATTGAATGTGAAACCGCAGCAGGTATCATTCCATGTATTTACTCTCCTAAAACTCCAGTAAGTACCTTACAATGGGCTATCGGTCTTGAATTGTTCTTGCACATTGAAAACCCATGGCAAGTATGTTTAACCACTGACCACCCTAACGCAGGTCCTTTCATCAGATATCCAAAGATCATTTCCTGGTTAATGAGTGCTCCTAAGAGAATGGAAATGATTGACAATGGTGAAGTACACAAATGGGCTTCCAAAAGAACTGGCTTAGCTGGTCTCGAAAGAGAATACGACTTCTATGAAATCGCAACCATTTCCAGAGCAGCTCCTGCAAGAATCCACGGATTCGCTGACAGAGGTGCACTTACCCCTGGCTACAACGCAGATATTGCTGTATATGACATCAACCCTAATGACTTTGACCCATCCAGAGACCCTGAAGGTGTCGAAAAAGCATTCAGCAATGCTTACTACACTATCAAAGATGGTCAAATCGTTGTTAAAGATGGTGACATTGTTTCAACCAAACAAAGCCACACCATTTGGACTAACGTCATAGGATATGAAGAAGAAGAAAAACAAATTATCGACAGTATAATGCCATTCTTTACCCAATACTATTCTGTCAAATGGGAAAACTATCAAGTACACGACCACTATGTACCAAACCCAACTAGAGTGGACGTAGAAGCTAAATAA
- a CDS encoding formylmethanofuran dehydrogenase subunit B, which produces MTYEPPVTDYDHIVENCTCAFCGCNCDDLDFLVKNGHVVAVRHACRLGASKVMEDMDQRLLVPMVRNEEGVLEEVDWDTALDTAAEYIANSIRPVFYGWSETSTECMKEGVELGEYIGAVLDNQATICHGPSLQAMQNAGYPIQTLGEVKNRADVVAYSGSNAMNSHPRHLARYAAFPRGYFRQRGRFDRTVITMDPKFSDTAKMSDKWIGFEQNGDYGFYNALRAVLKGKKLQSESVSGIPAEDIYELAAEMEAAEFGVLFFGLGLTHTLGKQRNIDIAIKLVQDLNTNSKWGLTPMRGHFNVNGFNIFMAYETGWAFGVDFCRGYGRYMMGETNTIDLLVRKEPDCFMVIAADPGAHFPNGANQHLANIPVIQIDIHWGPSTELADVVLPGSFISVECGGTSYRMDGVPIWMKKAIDKPETCRDDEWIVRELKERVMKLREEPNVADEYVPNEGLACLLDK; this is translated from the coding sequence ATGACATATGAACCACCTGTAACTGATTACGATCACATTGTAGAAAATTGTACTTGTGCATTCTGTGGATGTAACTGTGATGACTTGGATTTCTTAGTTAAGAACGGTCACGTAGTTGCTGTAAGACACGCATGCAGATTAGGTGCAAGTAAAGTTATGGAAGATATGGACCAAAGATTACTTGTGCCAATGGTAAGAAACGAAGAAGGAGTTCTTGAAGAAGTAGACTGGGATACTGCTTTAGACACTGCAGCTGAATATATTGCAAACTCTATTAGACCAGTATTCTACGGTTGGTCTGAAACTTCTACTGAATGTATGAAAGAAGGTGTAGAATTAGGTGAATATATTGGTGCTGTTTTAGATAACCAAGCAACTATCTGTCACGGTCCAAGTCTACAAGCTATGCAAAACGCAGGTTACCCTATCCAAACCTTAGGGGAAGTTAAAAACAGAGCTGACGTAGTTGCATACTCCGGTAGTAACGCTATGAACTCTCACCCAAGACACTTAGCAAGATATGCAGCATTCCCTCGTGGATACTTCAGACAAAGAGGTAGATTCGACAGAACCGTTATCACTATGGATCCAAAATTCTCAGACACTGCAAAAATGTCTGACAAATGGATTGGATTCGAACAAAACGGGGACTACGGTTTCTACAACGCTTTAAGAGCTGTATTAAAAGGTAAAAAATTACAATCTGAATCTGTTTCCGGTATTCCAGCTGAAGACATTTACGAATTGGCTGCTGAAATGGAAGCTGCAGAATTCGGTGTTCTCTTCTTCGGTTTAGGATTAACCCACACCTTAGGTAAACAAAGAAACATTGACATTGCGATTAAATTAGTACAAGACTTAAACACCAACAGTAAATGGGGACTCACTCCAATGAGAGGTCACTTTAACGTAAACGGTTTCAACATCTTCATGGCTTACGAAACCGGTTGGGCATTCGGTGTAGACTTCTGTAGAGGATACGGAAGATATATGATGGGTGAAACCAACACTATCGACTTGCTCGTCAGAAAAGAACCTGACTGTTTCATGGTAATTGCAGCTGACCCTGGTGCTCACTTCCCTAACGGAGCAAACCAACATTTAGCTAACATTCCAGTTATCCAAATCGATATTCACTGGGGACCATCTACCGAACTCGCTGATGTAGTACTTCCTGGATCCTTCATTTCCGTAGAATGTGGAGGTACCAGTTACCGTATGGACGGTGTTCCTATCTGGATGAAAAAAGCTATTGACAAACCTGAAACCTGTCGTGATGACGAATGGATTGTACGTGAATTGAAAGAAAGAGTAATGAAACTCAGAGAAGAACCTAACGTAGCAGATGAATACGTTCCTAATGAAGGTCTCGCATGTCTCTTAGATAAGTAA
- a CDS encoding molybdopterin dinucleotide binding domain-containing protein — translation MHYANTYLERPVVGDLENVAQEGTTKVLKCMLNTGSDIYQGACKKRGSTLKEEYKNASGTCYMDPRDMVKLGVKNWDTVLVKTDYGEVVLNAAKSRDAPHEGTIFVCKGPWANTIVSHETYCCSDPTYKGIHATVEKTDRKVLLMADLMRWVYKKYVDEEDDDVIENMESLGERPVYNGRKWEELIDHDI, via the coding sequence ATGCATTACGCAAATACTTATTTAGAAAGACCTGTAGTAGGAGATTTAGAAAACGTAGCTCAAGAAGGTACTACCAAAGTACTCAAATGTATGTTAAACACCGGTTCTGACATATATCAAGGAGCTTGTAAGAAAAGAGGTTCTACCTTAAAAGAAGAATATAAAAACGCTTCCGGTACCTGTTACATGGATCCTCGTGACATGGTAAAATTAGGTGTGAAAAACTGGGACACCGTACTTGTAAAAACCGACTATGGTGAAGTTGTCTTAAACGCAGCAAAATCCAGAGATGCTCCTCACGAAGGTACTATTTTTGTATGTAAAGGTCCATGGGCTAACACTATTGTAAGCCACGAAACCTACTGTTGTTCAGACCCTACCTACAAAGGTATCCACGCCACTGTAGAAAAAACCGACAGAAAAGTTCTACTCATGGCAGACTTAATGAGATGGGTATACAAAAAATATGTTGACGAAGAAGATGATGACGTTATTGAAAACATGGAATCATTAGGTGAAAGACCAGTTTATAACGGACGTAAATGGGAGGAGTTGATTGATCATGACATATGA
- a CDS encoding 4Fe-4S binding protein, with the protein MELKVDQDKCLGCGVCVIACPVNASISPENAGGHGSKTTETIMMVENGFIKLFSVDKCDKCGTCQMFCPTEAIWLE; encoded by the coding sequence ATGGAACTTAAAGTAGATCAAGATAAATGTTTAGGTTGTGGAGTATGTGTTATCGCATGTCCAGTAAACGCTTCAATCAGCCCGGAAAACGCTGGTGGACATGGTTCCAAAACAACCGAAACTATTATGATGGTTGAAAACGGATTTATTAAATTGTTCAGTGTGGACAAATGTGACAAATGTGGTACTTGCCAAATGTTCTGTCCTACTGAAGCTATATGGTTAGAATAG
- the fwdF gene encoding tungsten-dependent formylmethanofuran dehydrogenase subunit FwdF — protein sequence MVNVKEIEGKNFNIKRSAEEDRILSFKDHVCIGCGLCEATCPVEAIALDEVAPIERKYTETYFSGHEKIAQNYALFKNDNEGKAKLDIAEDKCVLCGMCSGVCPAGALDLTIGGVSIKENEAYPSLVASAEIDEDKCLFCKKCEAACPRASITIDRTLPNRADLVTGEIDVCEDECIYCGACAELCPAEAIVVDKTTGEESIVIDKEKCVYCLVCKKACPVDAIKAVCRSCSYGEYDLDPAKAAITGNAIIDKETCIKCGWCEGVCPADAATVKQAFKGTLEIDEEACGTCGACIDVCPCNVLSFPKSTGPGDRGTHLVKEEDYCIHCGACAKACPNGALTVTRTDIDYTPTSSKSWIAAFEALKN from the coding sequence ATGGTTAACGTTAAAGAAATTGAAGGCAAAAACTTCAATATAAAAAGATCAGCAGAAGAAGACAGAATCTTGTCCTTTAAAGATCACGTTTGTATTGGTTGCGGCCTTTGTGAAGCAACCTGTCCTGTAGAAGCTATTGCTCTTGATGAAGTAGCTCCTATTGAACGTAAATACACCGAAACCTATTTCAGTGGTCATGAAAAGATTGCTCAAAACTATGCTCTTTTCAAAAACGACAATGAAGGCAAAGCAAAATTAGACATTGCTGAAGACAAATGTGTTCTCTGTGGTATGTGTAGTGGAGTATGTCCAGCAGGTGCATTAGACCTCACCATTGGCGGCGTATCCATTAAAGAAAATGAAGCTTATCCAAGTCTCGTCGCTTCAGCAGAAATCGATGAAGACAAATGTTTATTCTGTAAGAAATGTGAAGCAGCATGTCCAAGAGCTTCCATTACCATTGACAGAACATTACCTAACAGAGCTGACTTGGTAACCGGTGAAATTGACGTATGTGAAGATGAATGTATCTACTGTGGCGCTTGTGCTGAATTATGTCCTGCAGAAGCTATTGTAGTAGACAAGACCACCGGTGAAGAAAGCATTGTTATTGACAAGGAAAAATGTGTATACTGTCTCGTATGTAAGAAAGCATGTCCTGTTGACGCAATTAAAGCAGTATGTAGATCCTGTTCCTACGGTGAATACGACCTCGACCCTGCTAAAGCAGCAATTACAGGTAATGCAATTATCGACAAGGAAACCTGTATTAAATGTGGATGGTGTGAAGGAGTCTGTCCTGCAGACGCAGCTACTGTAAAACAAGCATTCAAAGGTACTCTCGAAATTGATGAGGAAGCATGTGGTACCTGTGGTGCATGTATTGATGTATGTCCATGTAATGTTTTATCCTTCCCTAAATCAACTGGTCCTGGAGACAGAGGAACTCACTTAGTTAAAGAAGAAGATTACTGTATCCACTGTGGTGCATGTGCTAAAGCATGTCCTAACGGAGCTTTAACCGTAACTAGAACTGACATCGACTACACCCCAACTAGTTCTAAATCTTGGATTGCAGCATTCGAAGCTTTAAAAAATTAA
- a CDS encoding helix-turn-helix domain-containing protein yields MPKHIVSGLKYLESVELRKRGLSQKEISAEIGVDRSTISHYLNGRNISMDSIELAKTILELSPKDFILIAKVLFGDYKEIRQIVTIFNMNHYDPQINDGCIGCGLCVDLCEMKTINLDSLKAKINPRYCCGCLMCVENCPTNSIEILEVKNG; encoded by the coding sequence ATGCCAAAACATATAGTATCTGGACTAAAATATTTAGAAAGTGTTGAGTTGAGAAAGAGAGGTTTGTCTCAAAAGGAAATTTCTGCGGAAATCGGTGTAGACAGATCAACCATTTCCCACTACTTGAATGGTAGAAACATATCCATGGATTCTATCGAACTTGCTAAAACTATTTTAGAACTAAGTCCTAAGGATTTTATATTAATAGCAAAAGTTTTATTTGGAGATTATAAAGAAATTCGTCAAATCGTGACTATTTTTAATATGAATCATTATGACCCGCAGATTAATGATGGATGTATTGGCTGTGGATTGTGTGTAGATTTGTGTGAGATGAAGACCATTAATTTGGATTCATTAAAAGCAAAGATAAACCCCCGTTATTGTTGTGGCTGTCTTATGTGTGTTGAGAACTGCCCAACAAATTCTATTGAAATTTTGGAGGTAAAAAATGGTTAA
- the moaA gene encoding GTP 3',8-cyclase MoaA: MKDKVRDDYERPIISLRISITNRCNVNCIYCHHDGMLDSSSEMTPDEIYEICRIAKKLGVEKIRLSGGEPLVRPDIVEIVEKINSLDFKDISITTNGIFLEKYAQDLVDAGLDRINVSLDTLNEETYQMIVGKNVLKRVMDGIVKSCEVGMYPVKINMVVMNNINHNDIFDMFEFTKEHGVILQLIEIIESESCDDNDFNSKYHYPLAEFEKHLAEIADEIKVREFMQDRKKYFIDGGEIEVVHPVDNTNFCKNCTRLRITPEGKIKPCLLRNDNLVDLVEFIREGVSDEELVDIFLKGIHNREPFYKEE, from the coding sequence ATGAAGGATAAAGTTAGGGACGATTATGAAAGACCGATCATTTCACTTAGGATTTCCATCACCAATCGCTGCAATGTGAATTGCATATACTGCCATCATGATGGGATGCTAGATTCATCTTCTGAAATGACTCCAGATGAGATTTATGAAATCTGCAGAATTGCAAAGAAGCTTGGTGTCGAGAAGATACGTTTGTCTGGAGGCGAACCATTAGTCAGGCCAGACATTGTTGAAATTGTTGAGAAGATAAACTCACTAGATTTCAAGGACATTTCTATCACAACAAATGGAATATTTTTAGAGAAATATGCACAAGATTTAGTCGATGCAGGATTAGACAGAATCAATGTCAGTTTAGACACACTTAATGAAGAAACCTATCAAATGATTGTAGGGAAAAACGTTTTAAAGAGAGTAATGGATGGAATTGTCAAATCTTGTGAAGTTGGTATGTATCCAGTTAAGATAAATATGGTAGTTATGAATAATATCAACCATAATGACATTTTTGACATGTTCGAATTCACCAAGGAACATGGTGTCATACTACAGCTCATTGAGATCATTGAGTCTGAAAGCTGTGATGACAATGACTTCAACTCAAAGTATCACTACCCACTTGCAGAATTCGAAAAGCACTTGGCTGAAATTGCAGATGAGATCAAGGTTAGGGAATTTATGCAGGACAGGAAGAAATATTTCATTGATGGTGGTGAGATAGAGGTTGTTCACCCTGTTGACAACACTAACTTCTGCAAGAACTGCACAAGATTAAGAATCACTCCTGAAGGAAAGATTAAACCGTGTTTGCTTAGAAACGACAATCTTGTAGACCTTGTTGAATTCATTAGGGAAGGAGTATCTGATGAAGAGCTTGTGGACATCTTCCTAAAGGGAATTCATAATAGGGAACCTTTCTATAAAGAAGAATAG
- the mobB gene encoding molybdopterin-guanine dinucleotide biosynthesis protein B, which produces MRIISIVGLKNTGKTSLTSKIIKELTNRDFNVASIKHSHHQMEMDHEGTDTYKQMESGSDFVVGIGGRTYFNINERLDLERILFLIKLIENPDFVVIEGFKAYPYAKIATCEEVKDEYTIKVVNSFEITDDELIELVDLVEERAYDILETLFVNECGYNDASLIGQAFAQGKLDYNPDTQAEVNLAIDGVNIGLNRFVSDYIKQTILGILTPLKIKEYGVEDFDDIDITIKNKKE; this is translated from the coding sequence ATGAGAATCATTTCAATCGTAGGCTTAAAGAACACTGGCAAGACCTCACTTACAAGCAAGATCATTAAGGAACTGACAAATAGGGACTTCAATGTGGCAAGCATAAAGCATTCTCATCACCAGATGGAAATGGACCATGAGGGAACCGATACCTACAAGCAAATGGAGTCAGGTTCCGATTTTGTTGTAGGAATCGGTGGAAGAACCTATTTCAACATCAATGAAAGGCTTGATTTGGAGAGAATTCTCTTCCTGATAAAGCTTATTGAAAATCCTGATTTTGTGGTCATAGAAGGATTCAAAGCTTATCCTTATGCCAAAATAGCAACTTGCGAGGAAGTCAAGGATGAATACACAATAAAAGTGGTGAATTCATTTGAAATCACTGATGATGAATTGATTGAATTGGTCGACCTTGTTGAAGAAAGGGCCTATGATATTCTAGAGACCTTGTTTGTCAATGAGTGCGGCTATAATGATGCAAGCCTCATAGGACAGGCATTTGCACAAGGAAAATTGGATTACAATCCAGACACTCAAGCTGAAGTAAATCTGGCTATTGATGGAGTGAACATCGGACTCAACAGATTTGTAAGCGATTATATCAAGCAAACAATATTGGGAATATTGACACCTCTTAAGATTAAGGAGTACGGTGTGGAAGATTTCGATGATATTGACATAACAATTAAGAATAAAAAAGAATAA
- a CDS encoding Coenzyme F420 hydrogenase/dehydrogenase, beta subunit C-terminal domain, translating to MAVNVNDLFYAYSGNEAIKEKGEYGGVVTTIMKYLLEEGIVDAVVAVEEAADLYDAKPILITDPEDVIKSAGSLHCGTLNLAKFVSKYLDGARDMKIAVTCKPCDAMTLKELMRKRKVIEENVIMIGVNCGGTMPPIPTMKMIRDVYELDPADVIKEEISKGKLIMETADGEKAIKIDDLEEEGMGRRENCQRCTMNIPTNADLALGNWGVIGELAGKATFVEVCSEKGAEILDKVIEAGLIETQAPIEKGISIRSNIDNIMVKQAMAQREKDFAGTSGDILEVFAEYKEEFSRCMKCYGCREACPLCFCDDCCLEAEGPEWVPGGYTPAAPFFHLTRMVHMVDACTNCGQCSEVCPCEIPVSKVWATVNQKVRDIFGYYSGVDNEEPLPFTEFGPKSYRQY from the coding sequence ATGGCTGTAAATGTAAATGATTTATTTTATGCATACTCTGGTAATGAAGCAATTAAAGAAAAAGGAGAATACGGTGGAGTCGTAACCACCATCATGAAATACTTACTCGAAGAAGGTATTGTTGATGCTGTTGTTGCTGTAGAAGAAGCAGCTGACCTTTACGATGCAAAACCTATTCTCATCACCGATCCTGAAGATGTTATCAAATCCGCAGGATCCCTTCACTGTGGTACCTTGAACTTAGCAAAATTCGTATCCAAATACCTCGACGGTGCAAGAGATATGAAAATTGCTGTAACCTGTAAACCATGTGACGCAATGACCTTAAAAGAGTTAATGAGAAAACGAAAAGTTATCGAAGAAAACGTAATCATGATTGGTGTAAACTGTGGAGGAACCATGCCTCCTATACCAACTATGAAAATGATTAGAGACGTTTACGAATTAGACCCTGCTGACGTCATCAAAGAAGAAATTTCCAAAGGTAAACTCATTATGGAAACCGCTGATGGTGAAAAAGCCATTAAGATTGATGACCTCGAAGAAGAAGGTATGGGTAGAAGAGAAAACTGTCAAAGATGTACCATGAACATCCCTACCAACGCTGACTTGGCTTTAGGTAACTGGGGAGTTATCGGTGAATTAGCTGGAAAAGCAACCTTCGTAGAAGTATGCTCCGAAAAAGGTGCAGAAATCTTAGACAAAGTCATTGAAGCTGGTTTAATCGAAACCCAAGCTCCAATCGAAAAAGGTATTTCCATCCGTTCCAACATCGACAACATCATGGTAAAACAAGCTATGGCACAAAGAGAAAAAGACTTTGCTGGAACTTCCGGTGACATTTTAGAAGTATTTGCAGAATACAAAGAAGAATTCTCCAGATGTATGAAATGTTACGGTTGTCGTGAAGCATGTCCTCTCTGTTTCTGTGACGACTGTTGTCTCGAAGCTGAAGGTCCTGAATGGGTACCTGGTGGATACACCCCTGCAGCTCCATTCTTCCACTTAACTCGTATGGTGCACATGGTAGACGCATGTACCAACTGTGGTCAATGTAGTGAAGTATGTCCTTGTGAAATTCCAGTATCCAAAGTATGGGCTACTGTAAACCAAAAAGTCAGAGACATCTTCGGCTACTACAGTGGTGTAGACAACGAAGAACCATTACCATTCACTGAATTTGGTCCTAAATCCTACAGACAATACTAA